One Saccharomyces kudriavzevii IFO 1802 strain IFO1802 genome assembly, chromosome: 4 genomic region harbors:
- the NSI1 gene encoding Nsi1p (similar to Saccharomyces cerevisiae REB1 (YBR049C) and NSI1 (YDR026C); ancestral locus Anc_3.256): MDSALSSAVTNFQNHKDSKESVEEAVLKYVGVDIKDHGKKIKKKSKKHDKKKKHDSKMSHGDKDTTIDLYLKTSDVNNSRKLDDIGSGSVAMAAIAAAYNSPAKEKHKRSHHKGTSNGKSERRKYHKSKKSKERKAKIKMVLDPELTTLDDAMTAPSSFSPDDLIAETAFDKYVDAEKTYLVKHPNQLAQVDENTEEKDVNNNNITFSRIYTELGEIPNDGSYIKRTAKLPKKYANLEVSQPRLDQEREGIELLRSDVVKASVVDGAITKSVGRKFSLNEENALDQFIEKYMQIRNLDRRQMCERIWSTDGVIRDGFWANISKVLSYRTRSSIYKHIRRKYHIFEQRGKWTPEEDQELARLCMEKEGHWTEVGKFLGRMPEDCRDRWRNYMKCGSKRGSKRWSKEEEELLTTVVNEMIEEAHSYQRMKEIEAADKDDEYNQMYTRGPKGKKISDNPTFKDMINWTVVSERMSGTRSRIQCRYKWNKLVTDEAAKSVLSIPFSEKK, translated from the coding sequence ATGGATAGCGCGTTAAGTTCAGCCGTTACAAATTTCCAGAACCATAAAGATTCTAAGGAATCTGTAGAAGAGGCAGTACTGAAATACGTTGGGGTTGACATAAAAGATCATGGCAAAAAGATTAAGAAGAAATCTAAAAAGCatgataagaaaaaaaaacacgaTTCGAAAATGTCCCATGGGGATAAGGACACGACTATAGATttgtatttgaaaacatcTGATGTGAACAATTCACGCAAATTGGATGATATTGGATCAGGCTCCGTTGCTATGGCCGCAATTGCTGCTGCATATAACAGTCCGGCAAAGGAGAAGCACAAGAGAAGTCATCATAAAGGGACTTCCAATGGTAAGTCAGAGAGAAGGAAATACCACAAATcgaaaaaatccaaagaGAGGAAGgcaaagataaaaatggTCCTGGATCCAGAGTTAACAACACTAGACGATGCCATGACAGCACCATCCTCGTTCTCACCCGATGACCTCATTGCTGAAACAgcttttgataaatatgTTGATGCTGAAAAAACATACTTGGTTAAACACCCAAATCAACTGGCACAAGTTGACGAAAAtactgaagaaaaggatgtcaataataacaatatcACTTTTTCGAGAATATACACCGAGTTGGGTGAAATTCCTAACGATGGCAGCTACATCAAGCGAACGGCAAAGCTGCCCAAAAAATATGCCAATTTAGAGGTGTCACAACCGAGGCTGGATCAGGAGAGAGAGGGTATTGAATTACTGCGATCAGATGTTGTTAAGGCGTCCGTAGTTGACGGTGCTATCACAAAATCTGTTGGGAGGAAATTTAGTCTCAACGAGGAGAACGCTTTGGAtcaatttattgaaaaatacatgCAAATAAGAAACTTAGATAGACGCCAAATGTGTGAGAGAATTTGGTCTACTGACGGTGTCATAAGAGATGGATTTTGGGCAAATATTAGCAAAGTTTTGTCTTATAGAACCAGGTCTTCAATTTATAAGcatataagaagaaaatatcatattTTCGAGCAGCGTGGGAAGTGGACGCCAGAGGAAGATCAAGAACTTGCGAGACTATGTATGGAAAAGGAAGGTCATTGGACTGAGGTAGGgaaatttcttggcagaATGCCCGAAGATTGCAGAGATCGTTGGAGAAACTATATGAAATGTGGTTCAAAAAGGGGCTCCAAAAGGTGGtcaaaggaagaagaagaattacTTACCACGGTAGTAAACGAAATGATTGAAGAAGCGCACAGCTATCAAagaatgaaagaaatagaGGCTGCTGATAAAGATGATGAATACAATCAAATGTATACCAGGGGCCCGAAGGGAAAGAAGATTAGCGATAATCCTACCTTTAAGGATATGATTAATTGGACTGTGGTCAGTGAACGCATGAGTGGAACAAGATCCCGTATACAGTGCCGCTATAAATGGAACAAATTGGTGACTGATGAGGCGGCTAAAAGCGTGTTGAGTATTCCCttctctgaaaaaaaatga
- the VPS54 gene encoding Vps54p (similar to Saccharomyces cerevisiae VPS54 (YDR027C); ancestral locus Anc_3.257), translating into MSINEASQNKGQELRKVGGRPTIVVPEGSPSRNSDAASFTIEGDTSLNDDLLSMSGSVTPRARRSSRMSLDSITPRRSFDSRTISVANSRSFGFENETHSGSMDFSPLGNNSVYEIVMNTRRKNWLNYPTIADIPPVSLSKNDLDDHWKTHVRDYVENIKGEYQIFQSTNNIRNMNQMEQLKELREEDNKNKEPFEETLRQGDSDLISNIPSFYFSDRFQLDNPRTFHKVLDAIDLFLTKLDMKKQTQREEAFFELRDKLNDYLDIVETLLVTEISKSSHKFFHALSEVDNIQKRAYDTISELKDLTQNIRTIDEENIQKKILHLEMIFKRKNVEKLEQGLLQAKLVLSKTDECKELYKEDKFDSCLELIKSIDHLIKGDDTNNEDVQIWTRSWPYKLTNLKMIPALSVTREFLTNMKIEIGGKFSLQLSNLLIDDLKSFCEAIKPKETLYRIQNGSNDRKQTVFTDKFSAEIDELIVKLNRCEELTSAFDLYRERSIAELKTVIKIYLPMENAYSADKDVNINDEKQYNNGSTSGSKLSRLIKEQTPAEFQSMLVNIFTHALEALRRLYGHQKLLLDISLNELASVKSPNENQHNMITQLDIRTSINEIIRIIQLRTGKIIAVRRELNLSLRYDYFLKFYAICVLFIQECEILSGEFLTKYLSNVLASQIKHYANAQSSKNYRNIKKKIDVEKWVPYIVDSSIQSDVNDIISSIDIDPLRWTAILDMTQGFHTSKNLDGNEDKRKDEVDEASQGHRKSIVVGDKTFVASSSLLTAIETIKELMVLSTNLPSIYLPNFEKLCYDVLQYYNSSAMASVTQLGNSLLKTGKNLSIMGESLDCLAEFVIIVQRFYQRLSNSSKDFEPFGPSHYTSLLDQYQASSNKIYMANAPPPPV; encoded by the coding sequence ATGTCCATAAATGAAGCATCTCAGAATAAAGGTCAGGAACTTCGAAAAGTAGGCGGCCGTCCCACAATTGTCGTTCCTGAGGGATCACCCTCCAGGAATAGCGATGCTGCCTCTTTTACTATAGAAGGAGACACCTCTCTTAATGATGATCTTTTAAGTATGTCCGGCAGTGTGACACCAAGAGCGAGAAGATCTTCCAGAATGAGTCTAGATTCAATAACGCCGCGAAGAAGCTTTGACTCGAGGACCATATCTGTTGCAAATAGTAGATCATTTGGATTTGAGAATGAAACACACAGTGGATCCATGGATTTTTCACCATTGGGGAATAATTCTGTTTATGAAATCGTGATGAatacaagaagaaagaactGGCTCAATTATCCCACTATTGCAGATATTCCGCCCGTCAGCCTGAGCAAAAATGACCTTGATGATCACTGGAAAACCCACGTGAGGGACTACGTCGAAAACATCAAAGGTGAatatcaaatatttcaaagcACAAATAACATAAGAAACATGAATCAAATGGAGCAATTGAAAGAACTTCGCGAGGAagacaacaaaaataaggagccatttgaagaaaccCTCAGACAAGGCGATTCCGATTTAATAAGTAATATACCCAGCTTTTATTTCTCAGATAGATTCCAATTAGATAACCCTCGAACGTTCCATAAAGTTTTAGACGCAATCGACTTGTTTTTAACGAAGTTAGATATGAAGAAACAAACGCAAAGAGAAGAggcattttttgaattaaGGGACAAATTAAATGATTACTTGGATATCGTAGAAACATTGTTGGTTACAGAAATATCCAAGTCATCGcataaattttttcatgcACTAAGTGAAGTTGATAATATCCAGAAAAGAGCTTATGATACAATAAGTGAGCTGAAGGATTTGACACAAAACATCAGGACCATTGACGAAGAGAAtatccaaaagaaaatactgCATCTAGAAATgatcttcaaaagaaaaaatgtggAGAAACTGGAACAAGGACTATTGCAAGCGAAACTAGTGTTAAGTAAAACGGATGAGTGTAAAGAGTTGTATAAGGAAGACAAATTTGATAGTTGTTTGGAATTGATAAAGTCTATCGATCATCTAATCAAGGGAGACGATACAAATAACGAGGATGTTCAAATCTGGACCCGCTCATGGCCTTATAAACTAActaatttgaaaatgatacCTGCCCTATCAGTAACAAGAGAGTTTTTAACGAATATGAAGATTGAAATAGGAGGGAAGTTCAGTCTACAATTATCAAACTTGCTTATAGACGATCTGAAGTCTTTCTGTGAAGCAATTAAGCCTAAAGAAACATTGTATAGGATACAAAATGGATCTAATGATAGAAAACAAACCGTATTCACTGATAAATTTTCCGCAGAGATAGATGAATTAATAGTCAAGCTTAATAGATGTGAAGAACTAACCAGTGCCTTCGACTTATATAGAGAAAGATCTATTGCGGAGCTCAAGACTGTTATAAAAATTTATCTACCAATGGAAAATGCATACTCGGCCGATAAAGATGTCAATATCAACGACGAAAAACAATATAACAATGGCTCCACGAGCGGATCCAAACTCTCACGGTTAATAAAGGAACAAACACCGGCCGAGTTTCAATCCATGCTTGTAAATATATTCACACATGCTTTAGAGGCTCTTCGAAGACTTTACGGACATCAAAAGTTGCTCCTAGATATTTCTCTTAACGAGCTAGCATCTGTGAAGAGCCCAAATGAAAACCAGCATAATATGATCACGCAGTTGGATATACGCACTAGTATCAACGAAATAATCAGAATTATTCAGCTGCGGACAGGTAAAATCATTGCCGTAAGAAGAGAATTGAATTTGTCGTTACGCTATGACtatttcttgaagtttTACGCTATATGTgttctttttattcaagaatGTGAAATATTAAGCGGTGAATTTTTGACGAAATATCTAAGTAATGTTTTAGCGTCTCAGATCAAGCATTATGCAAATGCACAAAGCTCGAAAAATTACCgcaatataaaaaaaaagattgaCGTCGAAAAATGGGTTCCATATATCGTTGATTCGTCCATCCAGAGCGATGTTAACGATATTATATCCAGTATAGACATAGACCCATTGAGATGGACAGCTATTTTGGACATGACACAAGGTTTCCACACTTCCAAGAATTTAGACGGAAATGAAGACAAAAGGAAAGATGAAGTGGATGAGGCATCCCAAGGTCACAGAAAGTCAATTGTTGTTGGCGATAAAACATTTGTGGCAAGTAGTTCTCTACTCACTGCCATTGAAACCATAAAAGAGTTGATGGTCCTTTCCACAAATCTCCCCTCCATATATTTACCGAATTTCGAGAAGCTGTGTTACGACGTTCTACAATACTATAATAGCAGCGCTATGGCTTCCGTCACGCAGCTTGGCAATTCACTTTTAAAAACGGGCAAAAACTTGTCTATCATGGGAGAGTCATTGGACTGTCTTGCTGAATTTGTAATTATAGTGCAAAGATTCTATCAGAGACTTTCCAACTCTAGCAAGGACTTTGAGCCATTTGGTCCGAGCCATTATACAAGCTTGTTGGATCAATACCAGGCTTCatcaaataaaatatacATGGCCAATGCCCCTCCACCACCTGTGTGA